DNA from Brevinema andersonii:
AGTAGGTACCAATATCAAACAATGGATAGAATTTATTAAAAACAGTACTATTGGTGTGTTTCTTGTTCATGACGAAGATGATCCTATTTCTATCAACTATCTTCTTATATTTTGTTTAAAAATGTTTGGAAAAAAAGTTATTGTATTCAATCACTGTGATCATTTTCACTTTACTAAAGTATCTTGTCTGCATGCTCAAGCTTTGATTAATACCATCAGAACTGCAATGTTTGCCAAGCTTGATACAATTTGCATGCTTTTACCTTACAATATAGAATATTTTAATCTTCTAGGATTTTCTAACGTATTTCTTATAAACAATCCACTTACTTTTGACCTCGAGAATGTTACTCCTTCATTATGTGAAGAGCCCTACATAATATGGTGCGGACGTTTTGTACACGAAAAAAGAATATTGGAATTCTTACAAGTCATCCCGCAAGCTCTATTTTCGCTGCCTGAAAATACAAAAATCATCATTTTGGGAGACGGACCCTTAAAAGAAGAAGTAGATCACTTTATTTCTGCAAACAATTTAGAAGATCATGTCATTTTGCCGGAGTTTGTAGATCCGGAGTCTTACTATCAAAAAGCTTCATTGCATGTCATGACTTCTGTTTCAGAAAGCTTTTCTATGGTGCTCACAGAAACAAAAGCTCACGGTATTCCAACAGTCATGTTCGAGCTTCCGAGCATTTCCTTAGCAAACACAAAAGGAATAATCTCAGTTCCTCAAGGCAATATTTCCTTATTAGCCCAAAAAATTATTGAACTTATCAATAATCCCACCACCCTAAAACAACTAGGATATGAAGCACGAGAATCCTTAGAAGAATTTCAAACAACAAAAACAATAGATCAATGGGAAAACATTATTCAAGCTACTATTAATAATAAAGTCTCAGAAATATCCTACCATTTTTATTCATCTGATATTAAAAATAGAGAATATTTAATGAAATTCATTAGTGAAAAATTTATTAATCAAATTTCTTACTCTTTAATAGAACCTCACGATCAATCACTTATCATATTCGCCAAGTATTCAAAAAATTGAAAAACAAACTAATCCCCCCCCCCCCCCCCTCACAGAAAGTTTTTTCATAAGGTATTGTACCAATCGATTCACGGAATCCTATGGATAATAGGCTCATCTTACAAATACTTGAGACAAGCTTATCATAATATTAAGGAATAAAAATGAATAAAATATTACATCGAATTTACTTTGGTTTTGATAAAAAACCTGATATATATACCAATTATCTCCAAACTTGGAAAAAAGAATTACCTGATTATCAGATTATGCATTGGAATGCTGACAATCTGCCTATTGACGCAAATAATTATACAAAAGCTCTATATCAAGAAAAAGATCATGCTTTTTTAAGTGATTATTTTCGTTGGTGGGTCCTCAAGGAACACAGTGGAATCTATCTTGATGCAGATATTGAAATCATTAACGGCCACTTCTTTAATGAACTTGTTGAAAAATTAGCCAATTCGCCAGATTACCATTCTTTTTTAGGAGTAGAAATCTCCGATTACCAAACATATACAGCTCATTCGGTTGCGTGTAAAAAACAATCTCCCCTTGCGGAATTTATGTGCAGTATTTATGAAAACATGCATTATTTCCGTTATTGGAGGAAAAAAGCTTATATGATCGCCACTAAATTAATACATTTATACTTTATCCACCACGGATACACACAAAACGATGGGTGGCTCCCCGCTTCTGAAAATAAAGTCTACGCTGGGGTAAAAATTTATCCTAAAGATTTTTTTTCACCTTTATCTATTGGCACTAGGTACTTTCACGAAGACAAAAACAAATACGAAAACATTTGGTATGCAGAAGACCACTCTGATAACTCATGCTTATGCCATCATTATAGTAATCCTTATACAGATATATTGCAATTAAATGAAAGACAAAACATCTATTATAGCGATTATCTTAAAATCAGGGATGAAGATCTTAAGAAATACAAATATAAGAAAATCACCTCAACATCGCTAAAAGACAAAATTCGAAATTATTTTCTTCAACGAGGCATGCACACAGAATGGCAACAGATAAAAAATCTTGCTTCATTTAATCCTTTAAAAATATTAATAAAATACATTGAGAGAGAGAGAGAGAGAGAGAGAGAGAGAGAGAGTTGATCTTTTCATAAAAAATTTTGAGATATAAATACATTGCTAATATGCAGAAGCAAATTATAATAAAAATATTGAACAGTTAATAAATAATATCCTTTCAGCATAAATAACATGCCTCATCACCAACTCTAGTTTATGCTTATCTTCTTAAATCTAAAAAATCTATTGATCTTATATCTACATAAACCAACAAAATATGCTTTTCCCAAAAAAGCATATCTTCTAATAACGATATATCATCTATTGTCTATATTTAGTTCGCAACTTTTCAACTATTTTATAAATAAAAGAGCTTTTCAAATAGTTAGGAATTTTATCAAAAATTTTAATAAATATATTTTTTCTCTAATGAAGAATTGATCTCTTTATCTTTTGGTATTTGGTGAGGTAATGATATCCAATCCCTCAATGCATTTTGTGATTTCTCTTCTAGAACATATGAGGACTCATTTTGCTTATCAGCTAGTGGTATAAAATTATTAATATATGAGTTATACACAATAGAATATAAATACTCATCTGAAATTTCTTTAATAGAATTAAATATCGATTGCTCAAAAGACATTTGATGATGTTCTGTAAATCCAAGTTGTAACTCTATTTCTGACACATGATGATAATCCGTTAAAAATTTTTTTACAATTTTTGCCTACTCGAAAAACATAATTTTGAGAGTTTTCATAAAAATCAACAACATAAATCTCTTTATAACCATACAGACTGCTGTATAAAGTGCATAGGCTCCTGAAGTTGCATGAGGATAGAAAGAATTGATAAAATAACTCAGCCTATCCTGAATATCGGGATAAGCTTGAAATAATTTATTAACTATTTTTACATAGAGACAGCGCATTATTTCCTAAATTTTTATGGCCTTAAAATGACAATACATTTTATTGTATTATCCCTCCCCCATGTCAAGTTTTTATATCTTTTTGTTCTACTTAATTAACAAAACAAGGTTAAAATAATAATAGTCTTGACATAACTTTTTATTTATTCTACAATTATCTTAGCTACTTCTTTACTTCAATAAAAATGCTCGCCTCATATTAATATATTGCCGTGCCCTCAGATCTGTAAATCGCCTGCAGCGGTTTGTACGTTTTCTGGGTACGGTATACTTTTAACATATCAAAGCAAAGAAGTAGCAACGTACAGCCCTGCAGTTTTTAGTTATTTTCTACTAAATAGTTTTAGATAACGATCTTACCATTGCTTGATCTTTCTAAAAATACAATTTTGCAAACATTCTATTTGAATTCAAAATCAAATACAACTTATTCCACATGGGTTCGGATTGAAATAAAAATATCAAAGCCTATATTGCTTAAAATCTCCTAGTTAATTCCTAAAATATACATTCTAGAATATATATTTTTGATGCTATTATTTAGAAATCCCTGTCTACGATAATTTGTCTAAAATTATCTCTAAGCACTAAATTCAGGGTGCAGTTTTCTTTCGTCAGCACAATAACTTTGCCTCATATATTTTTCAAAATATTTGTATCTAAACTTTGCTGCAACATTATCCTATAGAACCAATAAATTCATTCAATGCTTTAAATAATTCTAATTTTGTAGGCTTATAGTTTAATAATTGATGTCGGTATCCGTAAGGTTCTTCCGATTTTGATGTATCAAATACTTTTTCAACAACAGTTACAGAAGAAACAGACTGAGCAATTTTTTCCATATTTGAAAAATTAACCATAGTATCCCCTTTTTCATAAGCAAGAAATAAAGGCTGATGAATCTCGCGAAGCCGTGGTAACATTTTTTTGAGCCCTAATTTGAACGTATGCAACGTAAGGGGATAAAAAATACCTTCCGCATCACAAATATTTTCTACAGCAAGCCGCTCATCAGAAGTATCTGTTTTTTCTTTGATGCCTTTAGGTACCACAAAATGCAGCAGACCAGAAAAGAAAATACCTATATTTTTCCAATATGAAATATGATTGCCATATAATGAAACCGGAGAGGCAATAATAAATACTCCTTTAATAAAGGGCAAATCCGGAACCAACGCCAAAGTCAAGCTACCACCTTGTGAATGACCACCTAATATCACTGTTTCGTAGCCTTTTGATGCTTCCAGTATTTTTTTGCGGGCAATTGCCAAACTTTCTTTCCATGTCCACGGCCCTATTTGTTCAAGCTCCTCAAGAGTCCGTGCAGATGCAGGAAGCGCAGGCAGATAAACATCCCAACCTTCGCCATTGAATTGTTCGGCAAACTCAACAAACGTCTGAGGTGTAGAATACATGCCGTGCAGACAAATAATTAATTTTTTATTACCTTCTTTTTTATACCACATATCTTTAGTGGCAGCATAATGAAGCTCATCAATATTCTTTCTTACTTTCAGATGGAATAAATCTGTTCCTAAAATCAATCCAAGAATAACTAAAATAATTATTGTGATGATTATATTCATTTTTATCTCCTTAATCAGTATTATAATACGATCTTTTGAAAATTTCAATTGTTCTATTAAATAAAATTCTTATTTGAAAAAATATTTTCCACTGTATAATAATCACATAACTTTTTAACAAGTATGATTTTTTTCAAATGTTTATTATTTTTAATATAGATAAATTTCTTATAAATTGGAGGAAATAATGAAAAAATTTTTGCTTGTATTAGTGCTTTTTGTGGCAGCTTGTGGCCAAAACAAAGTCGAAGGAACAGGAGTTGGATTTAACGGTCCGATTAAAGTTTCTGTTGAATTTGAAAGTAACAAGATCAAGGATATTGTACTTGTATCTGAAGATGAAACCCGTCTTCTAATGTCACGTGCTTTTCCGATTGTCAAAAAGCGCATTATTCAAGAAAACACCCCGGCAGTAGACAGCGCATCCGGAGCTAGTTTTACGTCATTCGGCATTAAAAGCGCTGTTGCTGATGCTTTAAAAAAAGCAAAAAAAGATAGTCCAAAAATCACATTTGATACGAAAAGTTCGCAGACAACCGCTCCTATAGGAGACACTGAAACAGATGTTTTGATCATCGGTGGAGGTCCTGCAGGATTGGCCGCCGCAATAGAAGCACGTAATGCAGGAGTTCAAGTTATTGTCGTCGAAAAGCTTGACATCTTAAGCGGAAACGGTAAATTTGATAAGGATTTCTACGATATGGTGAACACAGAAGCAGAAAAACGTGCCGGAATTACCAGAACTGCTGATGACCTTTATAATGAATTAATAGCACGCAAAACAACCGATACTCCTGCACGCCTTCGCGTATATTCTGAGGGAGCATCAGTGATTGATAAATGGTTGAGAAACTTTGGAATTACTCTGGATTATCTCTATGCAAAACGTTCCTATATGCATTTATCTAATGCTTATGCTGGCGAACATATTCAAGATAATATCGAAAAAGTCGTTCGCGAACTAGGCACTGATATTCGCACTGGTACTAAAGGAGTTGATTTGATCATAGAAAATAATGTAGTTAAAGGAGCTGTGGTACAGCACAAAGATCAAACTTACAAAATTATGGCAAAAGCTGTTATTATTGCAACAGGAGGGTTCTCTGCTAATTCTGAACTCTTAAAAAAATACAGACCAGATTTAGTAGGCTTCTATACATCAAACCAAGAAGGCAATACGGGCGATTTTATTCCAGTATTCGAGAAATACGGTATGGGTCTACGTAATTTAAACGTATTTAACATGTTCCCTTTTACTTATCCCAAAACACGAGCACTTACAGGATCTGACGACTTGCCTGCCGATTTTGTTTTAGTGAACGCAGAAGGTCAGCGCTTTGTCAACGAAAAAGCTTCTCGTGATGATATTGCTAAGGCTATCAAAGCTCAAAAAGGTAGCACCGCATATTATGTTTATGACCAATTTACCAAAGATATCTGCTATCGCCTACAATCACATGAAAAATACGGTTGGGTGTCTAAAGGCCAA
Protein-coding regions in this window:
- a CDS encoding FAD-binding protein — translated: MKKFLLVLVLFVAACGQNKVEGTGVGFNGPIKVSVEFESNKIKDIVLVSEDETRLLMSRAFPIVKKRIIQENTPAVDSASGASFTSFGIKSAVADALKKAKKDSPKITFDTKSSQTTAPIGDTETDVLIIGGGPAGLAAAIEARNAGVQVIVVEKLDILSGNGKFDKDFYDMVNTEAEKRAGITRTADDLYNELIARKTTDTPARLRVYSEGASVIDKWLRNFGITLDYLYAKRSYMHLSNAYAGEHIQDNIEKVVRELGTDIRTGTKGVDLIIENNVVKGAVVQHKDQTYKIMAKAVIIATGGFSANSELLKKYRPDLVGFYTSNQEGNTGDFIPVFEKYGMGLRNLNVFNMFPFTYPKTRALTGSDDLPADFVLVNAEGQRFVNEKASRDDIAKAIKAQKGSTAYYVYDQFTKDICYRLQSHEKYGWVSKGQTLAELAEKIKINPDNFVTTMGNYRKAIAGESADLMGRAPFERNFAETGPYYAIPVRSAYHMTRGGVTANEKAQVLYANGNVVPGLYAAGEVTDFIVGAYMGAYVFGRIAGEQAALYVKNN
- a CDS encoding glycosyltransferase family 32 protein, coding for MNKILHRIYFGFDKKPDIYTNYLQTWKKELPDYQIMHWNADNLPIDANNYTKALYQEKDHAFLSDYFRWWVLKEHSGIYLDADIEIINGHFFNELVEKLANSPDYHSFLGVEISDYQTYTAHSVACKKQSPLAEFMCSIYENMHYFRYWRKKAYMIATKLIHLYFIHHGYTQNDGWLPASENKVYAGVKIYPKDFFSPLSIGTRYFHEDKNKYENIWYAEDHSDNSCLCHHYSNPYTDILQLNERQNIYYSDYLKIRDEDLKKYKYKKITSTSLKDKIRNYFLQRGMHTEWQQIKNLASFNPLKILIKYIERERERERERES
- a CDS encoding alpha/beta hydrolase, encoding MNIIITIIILVILGLILGTDLFHLKVRKNIDELHYAATKDMWYKKEGNKKLIICLHGMYSTPQTFVEFAEQFNGEGWDVYLPALPASARTLEELEQIGPWTWKESLAIARKKILEASKGYETVILGGHSQGGSLTLALVPDLPFIKGVFIIASPVSLYGNHISYWKNIGIFFSGLLHFVVPKGIKEKTDTSDERLAVENICDAEGIFYPLTLHTFKLGLKKMLPRLREIHQPLFLAYEKGDTMVNFSNMEKIAQSVSSVTVVEKVFDTSKSEEPYGYRHQLLNYKPTKLELFKALNEFIGSIG